In Daphnia magna isolate NIES linkage group LG7, ASM2063170v1.1, whole genome shotgun sequence, a single genomic region encodes these proteins:
- the LOC116926900 gene encoding uncharacterized protein LOC116926900 isoform X1: protein MLGINTKRELEIIVEHVRPGLFCVHFQWNYPSMTVKKKNKDVKNPLQLGNNDGNLNTDKAAILNPAIPSSGAGTRAVVEGMVSGSLFDELQQQEVQHFLYGTSTANRNHPQTHHRSLRHTIGYVPLAGLVKRNVPRQRNFTFVPPETPFESTARESSSVHGIPIELPEVNTPLESSINTSGQPTAKDDAIKYTAKFLINKQVYILKASFTTSTGITLGSLTLKQVTTKPCPATEKAIVDEVSGEPSRFEGKIENDNIQSPSAVWVNLSGIEKKHRKLKFSNSDQSWVLDDFDGSFVHSACYNTGPTDWKPLAGSLWIEFVTSNMGEKKALKQVTDLYVEQIYCDVQFSLRGEQQIGSHRNILAARSPVFAAMFQHDMKEATTGQVHMEDSEPDVFKQLLHYIYSGRISTPLTDAMAQSLFVVADKYEIQDLKEECVIFLLTCLRMDNVVGLLVWSYLYSVEELKEVTLTFMAHHGKEICLLKDWEELAKNYPELSVLATRRMMDCKV, encoded by the exons ATGCTTGGAATCAATACTAAAAG GGAGTTAGAGATAATCGTCGAACACGTACGTCCGGGACTCTTTTGCGTACATTTCCAATGGAATTATCCGAGCAtgacggtaaaaaaaaaaaataaggacgTGAAAAACCCATTACAATTAGGAAACAATGACGGGAATTTAAACACTGATAAGGCAGCAATTTTAAATCCGGCCATCCCCTCCTCAGGTGCTGGAACACGAGCCGTCG TAGAAGGTATGGTATCAGGATCGCTGTTCGATGAACTTCAGCAGCAAGAAGTCCAGCATTTCCTGTACGGGACATCAACAGCCAACAGAAACCATCCACAGACCCACCACAGATCCTTAAGACATACAATTGGTTATGTACCCCTTGCTGGACTTGTAAAACGCAATGTGCCTCGTCAACGAAACTTTACGTTTGTTCCTCCA GAAACTCCATTTGAATCTACCGCCAGAGAATCTTCAAGTGTTCATGGTATACCAATTGAACTTCCCGAAGTAAATACTCCATTAGAATCCTCTATCAATACCTCCGGTCAACCTACAGCCAAAGACGATGCGATTAAGTATACTGCTAAATTCTTAATAAACAAGCAGGTATACATTTTGAAGGCATCATTCACCACGTCTACGGGCATCACCTTGGGTTCATTAACCCTAAAGCAAGTGACAACCAAACCCTGCCCAGCCACCGAAAAGGCAATAGTAGACGAGGTAAGCGGCGAACCGAGCCGCTTTGAGGGCAAAATTGAGAACGATAACATCCAGTCACCATCGGCTGTTTGGGTGAACCTCAGTggaatcgaaaaaaaacatCGAAAGCTTAAGTTTTCGAATTCAGATCAGTCCTGGGTGTTGGATGATTTTGACGGCAGCTTCGTCCATTCCGCATGCTACAATACCGGCCCTACTGATTGGAAACCGCTGGCTGGGTCGCTATGGATCGAGTTTGTAACTTCCAATATGGGAGAAAAAAAGGCCCTTAAGCAAGTCACCGACTTGTATGTCGAACAGATTTACTGCGACGTGCAATTCTCTCTTAGAGGAGAGCAGCAAATTGGAAGCCACCGAAATATACTGGCGGCCAGAAGTCCAGTGTTTGCCGCAATGTTTCAGCACGACATGAAAGAGGCAACCACTGGACAAGTTCATATGGAAGATAGCGAACCAGACGTTTTCAAGCAGCTCCTTCACTACATCTACTCGGGCAGGATTTCGACGCCGTTAACTGATGCGATGGCTCAATCTTTGTTCGTGGTGGCTGACAAATACGAAATTCAAGACCTGAAAGAAGAGTGTGTCATTTTTCTGCTGACCTGCCTCAGGATGGACAATGTTGTCGGTCTATTGGTCTGGTCGTATCTTTACTCGGTTGAAGAGTTAAAAGAAGTTACGCTCACCTTCATGGCCCATCATGGCAAAGAAATTTGTCTTTTAAAAGATTGGGAGGAGCTAGCCAAGAACTATCCAGAACTCTCCGTCTTGGCAACTCGACGTATGATGGATTGCAAGGTCTAA
- the LOC116926900 gene encoding uncharacterized protein LOC116926900 isoform X3 — protein sequence MLGINTKRELEIIVEHVRPGLFCVHFQWNYPSMTVKKKNKDVKNPLQLGNNDGNLNTDKAAILNPAIPSSGAGTRAVGSLFDELQQQEVQHFLYGTSTANRNHPQTHHRSLRHTIGYVPLAGLVKRNVPRQRNFTFVPPETPFESTARESSSVHGIPIELPEVNTPLESSINTSGQPTAKDDAIKYTAKFLINKQVYILKASFTTSTGITLGSLTLKQVTTKPCPATEKAIVDEVSGEPSRFEGKIENDNIQSPSAVWVNLSGIEKKHRKLKFSNSDQSWVLDDFDGSFVHSACYNTGPTDWKPLAGSLWIEFVTSNMGEKKALKQVTDLYVEQIYCDVQFSLRGEQQIGSHRNILAARSPVFAAMFQHDMKEATTGQVHMEDSEPDVFKQLLHYIYSGRISTPLTDAMAQSLFVVADKYEIQDLKEECVIFLLTCLRMDNVVGLLVWSYLYSVEELKEVTLTFMAHHGKEICLLKDWEELAKNYPELSVLATRRMMDCKV from the exons ATGCTTGGAATCAATACTAAAAG GGAGTTAGAGATAATCGTCGAACACGTACGTCCGGGACTCTTTTGCGTACATTTCCAATGGAATTATCCGAGCAtgacggtaaaaaaaaaaaataaggacgTGAAAAACCCATTACAATTAGGAAACAATGACGGGAATTTAAACACTGATAAGGCAGCAATTTTAAATCCGGCCATCCCCTCCTCAGGTGCTGGAACACGAGCCGTCG GATCGCTGTTCGATGAACTTCAGCAGCAAGAAGTCCAGCATTTCCTGTACGGGACATCAACAGCCAACAGAAACCATCCACAGACCCACCACAGATCCTTAAGACATACAATTGGTTATGTACCCCTTGCTGGACTTGTAAAACGCAATGTGCCTCGTCAACGAAACTTTACGTTTGTTCCTCCA GAAACTCCATTTGAATCTACCGCCAGAGAATCTTCAAGTGTTCATGGTATACCAATTGAACTTCCCGAAGTAAATACTCCATTAGAATCCTCTATCAATACCTCCGGTCAACCTACAGCCAAAGACGATGCGATTAAGTATACTGCTAAATTCTTAATAAACAAGCAGGTATACATTTTGAAGGCATCATTCACCACGTCTACGGGCATCACCTTGGGTTCATTAACCCTAAAGCAAGTGACAACCAAACCCTGCCCAGCCACCGAAAAGGCAATAGTAGACGAGGTAAGCGGCGAACCGAGCCGCTTTGAGGGCAAAATTGAGAACGATAACATCCAGTCACCATCGGCTGTTTGGGTGAACCTCAGTggaatcgaaaaaaaacatCGAAAGCTTAAGTTTTCGAATTCAGATCAGTCCTGGGTGTTGGATGATTTTGACGGCAGCTTCGTCCATTCCGCATGCTACAATACCGGCCCTACTGATTGGAAACCGCTGGCTGGGTCGCTATGGATCGAGTTTGTAACTTCCAATATGGGAGAAAAAAAGGCCCTTAAGCAAGTCACCGACTTGTATGTCGAACAGATTTACTGCGACGTGCAATTCTCTCTTAGAGGAGAGCAGCAAATTGGAAGCCACCGAAATATACTGGCGGCCAGAAGTCCAGTGTTTGCCGCAATGTTTCAGCACGACATGAAAGAGGCAACCACTGGACAAGTTCATATGGAAGATAGCGAACCAGACGTTTTCAAGCAGCTCCTTCACTACATCTACTCGGGCAGGATTTCGACGCCGTTAACTGATGCGATGGCTCAATCTTTGTTCGTGGTGGCTGACAAATACGAAATTCAAGACCTGAAAGAAGAGTGTGTCATTTTTCTGCTGACCTGCCTCAGGATGGACAATGTTGTCGGTCTATTGGTCTGGTCGTATCTTTACTCGGTTGAAGAGTTAAAAGAAGTTACGCTCACCTTCATGGCCCATCATGGCAAAGAAATTTGTCTTTTAAAAGATTGGGAGGAGCTAGCCAAGAACTATCCAGAACTCTCCGTCTTGGCAACTCGACGTATGATGGATTGCAAGGTCTAA
- the LOC116926900 gene encoding uncharacterized protein LOC116926900 isoform X2, with translation MLGINTKRELEIIVEHVRPGLFCVHFQWNYPSMTVKKKNKDVKNPLQLGNNDGNLNTDKAAILNPAIPSSGAGTRAVEGMVSGSLFDELQQQEVQHFLYGTSTANRNHPQTHHRSLRHTIGYVPLAGLVKRNVPRQRNFTFVPPETPFESTARESSSVHGIPIELPEVNTPLESSINTSGQPTAKDDAIKYTAKFLINKQVYILKASFTTSTGITLGSLTLKQVTTKPCPATEKAIVDEVSGEPSRFEGKIENDNIQSPSAVWVNLSGIEKKHRKLKFSNSDQSWVLDDFDGSFVHSACYNTGPTDWKPLAGSLWIEFVTSNMGEKKALKQVTDLYVEQIYCDVQFSLRGEQQIGSHRNILAARSPVFAAMFQHDMKEATTGQVHMEDSEPDVFKQLLHYIYSGRISTPLTDAMAQSLFVVADKYEIQDLKEECVIFLLTCLRMDNVVGLLVWSYLYSVEELKEVTLTFMAHHGKEICLLKDWEELAKNYPELSVLATRRMMDCKV, from the exons ATGCTTGGAATCAATACTAAAAG GGAGTTAGAGATAATCGTCGAACACGTACGTCCGGGACTCTTTTGCGTACATTTCCAATGGAATTATCCGAGCAtgacggtaaaaaaaaaaaataaggacgTGAAAAACCCATTACAATTAGGAAACAATGACGGGAATTTAAACACTGATAAGGCAGCAATTTTAAATCCGGCCATCCCCTCCTCAGGTGCTGGAACACGAGCCGTCG AAGGTATGGTATCAGGATCGCTGTTCGATGAACTTCAGCAGCAAGAAGTCCAGCATTTCCTGTACGGGACATCAACAGCCAACAGAAACCATCCACAGACCCACCACAGATCCTTAAGACATACAATTGGTTATGTACCCCTTGCTGGACTTGTAAAACGCAATGTGCCTCGTCAACGAAACTTTACGTTTGTTCCTCCA GAAACTCCATTTGAATCTACCGCCAGAGAATCTTCAAGTGTTCATGGTATACCAATTGAACTTCCCGAAGTAAATACTCCATTAGAATCCTCTATCAATACCTCCGGTCAACCTACAGCCAAAGACGATGCGATTAAGTATACTGCTAAATTCTTAATAAACAAGCAGGTATACATTTTGAAGGCATCATTCACCACGTCTACGGGCATCACCTTGGGTTCATTAACCCTAAAGCAAGTGACAACCAAACCCTGCCCAGCCACCGAAAAGGCAATAGTAGACGAGGTAAGCGGCGAACCGAGCCGCTTTGAGGGCAAAATTGAGAACGATAACATCCAGTCACCATCGGCTGTTTGGGTGAACCTCAGTggaatcgaaaaaaaacatCGAAAGCTTAAGTTTTCGAATTCAGATCAGTCCTGGGTGTTGGATGATTTTGACGGCAGCTTCGTCCATTCCGCATGCTACAATACCGGCCCTACTGATTGGAAACCGCTGGCTGGGTCGCTATGGATCGAGTTTGTAACTTCCAATATGGGAGAAAAAAAGGCCCTTAAGCAAGTCACCGACTTGTATGTCGAACAGATTTACTGCGACGTGCAATTCTCTCTTAGAGGAGAGCAGCAAATTGGAAGCCACCGAAATATACTGGCGGCCAGAAGTCCAGTGTTTGCCGCAATGTTTCAGCACGACATGAAAGAGGCAACCACTGGACAAGTTCATATGGAAGATAGCGAACCAGACGTTTTCAAGCAGCTCCTTCACTACATCTACTCGGGCAGGATTTCGACGCCGTTAACTGATGCGATGGCTCAATCTTTGTTCGTGGTGGCTGACAAATACGAAATTCAAGACCTGAAAGAAGAGTGTGTCATTTTTCTGCTGACCTGCCTCAGGATGGACAATGTTGTCGGTCTATTGGTCTGGTCGTATCTTTACTCGGTTGAAGAGTTAAAAGAAGTTACGCTCACCTTCATGGCCCATCATGGCAAAGAAATTTGTCTTTTAAAAGATTGGGAGGAGCTAGCCAAGAACTATCCAGAACTCTCCGTCTTGGCAACTCGACGTATGATGGATTGCAAGGTCTAA